A window of the Citrus sinensis cultivar Valencia sweet orange chromosome 9, DVS_A1.0, whole genome shotgun sequence genome harbors these coding sequences:
- the LOC102629626 gene encoding alpha carbonic anhydrase 4-like, which produces MKCYKNFTFIILASLILSSHLYNLVNADDSEVDDETAFSYKEETGKGPREWGKINPHWRVCGIGKLQSPIDLLNQRVQVLPALGKLKRDYKPAPAVVKNRGHDICVWWRGDAGKMNINGTVYKLLQCHWHTPSEHTFNGSSYEMELHLVHLSSDGKLAVTGIVYEYGRPDPFLSKLLHHIKSLGKEEKEVGIVNPGDIKFGSRKYYRYIGSLTVPPCTEGVIWTIGNKVRTVSREQVRALKEEVHDGYEKNARPTNELNGRPIWFYSPFHGEN; this is translated from the exons ATGAAGTGTTACAAAAACTTTACTTTCATCATTCTTGCTTCTCTCATTCTGTCTTCCCATCTCTATAATCTTGTCAATGCTGATGATTCTGAAGTGG ATGATGAAACTGCATTTTCCTATAAAGAGGAAACCGGCAAAGGGCCAAGAGAATGGGGCAAGATCAACCCACATTGGCGAGTTTGTGGGATTGGAAAACTTCAGTCTCCGATTGATCTTTTGAACCAAAGGGTGCAAGTTTTACCTGCCCTCGGAAAATTGAAAAGGGACTATAAACCAGCTCCTGCTGTCGTCAAGAACAGGGGACACGACATTTGT GTGTGGTGGAGAGGAGACGcaggaaaaatgaacatcaatgGGACAGTTTACAAACTGCTCCAGTGTCATTGGCATACCCCCTCTGAGCATACTTTCAATGGCTCTAG TTACGAAATGGAACTTCATTTAGTTCATCTAAGCTCCGATGGAAAATTAGCAGTTACTGGCATTGTTTACGAATACGGCAGGCCTGATCCCTTCCTTTCAAAG CTGCTGCATCACATAAAATCACTagggaaagaagaaaaagaagtggGGATTGTTAATCCAGGAGACATAAAATTCGGGAGCAGAAAGTATTACAGATACATAGGTTCACTGACAGTTCCTCCTTGTACCGAAGGCGTTATTTGGACCATAGGAAATAAG GTGAGGACAGTTTCAAGGGAGCAAGTGAGAGCACTCAAGGAAGAAGTTCATGAT GGTTATGAGAAAAATGCGAGGCCAACCAATGAACTGAATGGAAGACCAATTTGGTTTTACTCTCCATTTCATGGAGAGAATTGA